Proteins co-encoded in one Oreochromis aureus strain Israel breed Guangdong linkage group 3, ZZ_aureus, whole genome shotgun sequence genomic window:
- the LOC120434504 gene encoding low affinity immunoglobulin gamma Fc region receptor III-like — protein sequence MAVRALCIRLLMTVLILLCAYAQKVDAVSLRIVPNKSQFFEYESVSFYCEEISRGHVLHKIKEEVEQCNKTSKKTIVTTTGSKCTIHPIYTSDSGEYWCGTAGGKRSNNVNITVTDGSVILESPAGPVMEGEAVTLRCRNKMLSSSIAADFYKYGHHIGSSSVGNFTIHRVSKGDEGLYKCKISGGGESPESWLSVSVPCLTASITWIIATTLLSTVIVVMGLYHFRKDCYRALVYWSTMAYGSGSTEDQTGQKTNNEAELCPNPVYDSYGQGDSQPLETAKSTVADKPSRGIYQPVAEEPFYSTIKKHAHH from the exons ATGGCGGTCAGAGCTCTGTGCATCAGACTGT tgATGACTGTCCTGATCCTGTTGTGTGCATATGCGCAGAAAGTTG aTGCAGTTTCTCTTCGTATTGTTCCAAACAAATCCCAGTTTTTTGAATATGAGTCAGTTAGCTTTTACTGTGAGGAGATCTCTCGTGGACACGTGTTACATAAGATAAAAGAGGAAGTAGAGCAATGCAACAAAACCAGTAAGAAAACAATAGTAACGACAACAGGATCAAAGTGCACCATTCATCCTATTTATACAAGTGACAGTGGAGAATACTGGTGTGGGACAGCAGGAGGGAAGAGAAGCAACAATGTCAACATCACTGTCACTG ATGGTTCTGTGATCCTGGAGAGTCCTGCTGgtcctgtgatggagggagaagCTGTGACGCTGCGCTGCAGAAACAAGATGCTTTCCTCCAGCATCGCAGCTGATTTCTATAAATATGGACATCACATAGGGAGCAGCTCAGTAGGAAACTTCACCATCCACAGAGTTTCCAAGGGAGATGAAGGACTTTACAAGTGCAAGATCTCAGGAGGTGGAGAATCACCAGAGAGctggctgtctgtctctgtgccaTGTCTCACAG CTTCCATAACCTGGATAATTGCCACTACTTTACTAAGCACTGTGATTGTAGTGATGGGACTCTATCACTTCCGCAAAGACTGCTACagag caTTGGTCTACTGGTCAACGATGGCATATGGTTCAGGCTCAACAGAAGATCAAACAGGACAGAAGACAAACA ATGAAGCTGAACTGTGTCCTAATCCAGTTTATGATTCCTATGGCCAGGGTGACAGTCAGCCTCTAG AAACAGCGAAATCCACTGTTGCAGACAAACCTTCACGAGGTATCTACCAACCTGTGGCAGAGGAACCTTTCTATTCTACAATTAAAAAACATGCCCATCACTGA
- the LOC116321550 gene encoding uncharacterized protein LOC116321550, translating to MPRTYRRKTSWGSTPLEEIERAASEVKGGKSIRSVAKETQIDRSTLRRYTKKRDTQEVKSVGYSGTASAKRVFFEEVEKELAEHIKKLAEQFHGISPKKCRELALELAGRNNIPTPSNWTEKGLAGKEWFKNFLARNHLSCRMPEATSLGRATAFNKTTVREFFDNLAKVIDRYKFPPNMIFNVDETGVTTVQTPKQVVAEKGKKQVGSITSAERGELVTVVCAVNATGNAVPPMFIFPRVRYKDHFIAGAPPGSIGTTTRSGWISEDVFVVFLEHLVQQTKCSPDLPLLLIMDNHEAHISLKALDIAKTSGIVMLTIPPHTSHRLQPLDKCVYGPFKTYYNRALDGWMRSNPGKTASIYQIAGCVNDAFMSAMTPRNISSGFRATGIFPYNRDIFSDAEFEPSMVSDRPNLEQQPAAEGVAPVVSASLSAELPSPDPVHACGSRSDPNHARYVSPTDILPLPKSQQPRKQTNRKRVKTRILTDTPEKQAIERAHEERTNKLKGKKEISHKKQGMWKRKQTQTKIAVESSSEESDVPIPFEDTSEYESSSDERSEPDVSDLVLGDFVIVRFASKSRSHHYIGLVDSFADNEVSARFLRRIRGITSSKKPTFVFKENDEASFPRKDVLKKLPQPQQAGGTARREQQFIFPCNLDHWNIE from the exons ATGCCAAGGACCTACAGACGGAAGACCAGCTGGGGCTCAACACCCCTGGAGGAGATTGAAAGGGCAGCGAGTGAAGTCAAGGGAGGAAAGTCCATAAGATCAGTGGCTAAAGAAACACAAATTGACAGGTCAACACTCAGGAGATATACTAAAAAGAGGGACACACAGGAGGTCAAATCGGTTGGCTATAGTGGAACAGCTTCAGCAAAGAGAGTCTTCTTTGAGGAGGTGGAGAAGGAGCTAGCAGAGCATATCAAGAAGCTTGCAGAGCAGTTCCATGGCATTTCCCCAAAGAAATGCCGTGAACTGGCATTAGAATTGGCAGGCAGAAACAACATTCCTACTCCCAGCAACTGGACAGAGAAAGGTTTAGCCG GTAAAGAATGGTTCAAGAATTTTTTGGCACGCAACCATCTCTCTTGCCGTATGCCTGAGGCAACATCTTTGGGAAGAGCTACAGCCTTCAATAAGACTACAGTTAGGGAGTTCTTTGACAATCTGGCTAAAGTGATCGACAG GTATAAATTCCCCCCAAACATGATTTTTAATGTTGACGAAACAGGTGTAACAACAGTACAGACACCAAAGCAGGTAGtggcagaaaaaggaaaaaaacaagtggGCTCCATCACATCTGCTGAAAGAGGCGAACTGGTGACTGTAGTCTGTGCTGTCAATGCGACTGGTAACGCAGTCCCTCCGATGTTTATCTTCCCAAGGGTTAGATACAAAGACCACTTCATTGCAGGAGCTCCTCCGGGATCAATTGGTACCACTACAAGATCAGGCTGGATCAGTGAAGATGTCTTTGTTGTGTTCCTTGAACATCTGGTTCAGCAGACCAAGTGCTCCCCTGACCTGCCACTGCTGCTAATCATGGATAACCATGAAGCCCACATTTCACTGAAGGCTTTGGACATAGCAAAAACAAGTGGTATTGTAATGCTCACAATTCCACCCCACACTTCCCATCGCCTTCAGCCTCTGGATAAGTGTGTGTATGGTCCATTTAAAACCTATTACAACAGAGCTCTTGATGGCTGGATGAGGTCCAACCCAGGCAAAACTGCCAGCATATACCAAATTGCTGGTTGTGtgaatgatgctttcatgtcaGCAATGACACCACGAAATATCTCCTCGGGATTTAGAGCCACTGGGATTTTCCCTTACAACAGAGATATCTTCTCTGATGCAGAGTTTGAGCCATCCATGGTGTCAGACAGGCCCAACCTGGAGCAGCAGCCTGCCGCTGAAGGTGTTGCACCTGTGGTTTCAGCCTCTCTTTCTGCTGAGCTACCTTCACCAGACCCTGTACATGCATGTGGTTCACGAAGTGACCCCAACCATGCTCGATATGTGTCTCCCACTGATATTCTACCCTTACCCAAAAGTCAGCAGCCCAGGAAACAAACAAATCGAAAGCGTGTGAAGACACGAATCCTGACTGATACACCTGAAAAGCAGGCAATTGAGAGAGCCCATGAAGAAAGGACAAATAAACTGAAaggcaaaaaagaaataagCCACAAAAAGCAAGGAATGTGGAAGAGGAAACAAACCCAGACAAAAATTGCAGTGGAAAGCAGCTCTGAGGAGAGTGATGTTCCCATCCCATTCGAAGACACTTCTGAGTATGAGAGTTCCAGCGATGAAAGAAGTGAACCAGATGTCTCAGACCTGGTACTTGGTGACTTTGTCATCGTAAGATTTGCATCCAAATCCAGGAGCCACCATTACATTGGCCTGGTTGACAGCTTTGCAGACAACGAAGTGAGTGCCAGATTTCTCAGAAGAATCCGAGGGATCACTAGCAGTAAGAAACCCACGTTtgtgttcaaggaaaatgatgagGCATCTTTCCCACGCAAGGATGTGCTGAAGAAGCTACCTCAACCTCAACAGGCTGGAGGAACTGCAAGGAGGGAGCAACAGTTCATATTCCCCTGCAACCTTGATCATTGGAATATTGAATAG
- the LOC120434498 gene encoding uncharacterized protein LOC120434498, with the protein MQEFDLSVRGTYSTMNDQELDNIISAIKNQMPNAGYRMVQGHLVSMGLRVQWWRMMASMHRVDAVGIFTRITELGCVVRRSYSVRGPLSLVHIDTNHKLIRYNVVIFGGVDGYSRKVLYLDAATNNRAKTTFSFFLRSAQLHGLPSRVRADQGVENLDIAHFMFATRGTGRASFISGKSVHNQRVERLWRDVWIAVTSKYHDILHSLEEDGLLDISDVIHLFGVHYIFVPRLRADLVTFVGGWNNHPLRTEGGLTPEQLWCMGHLQELDEGERLEELQDPGIDWESAVLQEQSNGTVVVPEIECPLDEETLEGLQRTINPLEHSESYGRDLYIQFLLQVSNQQ; encoded by the exons ATGCAAGAATTTGACTTGTCTGTGAGAGGAACATACAGCACAATGAATGACCAAGAGCTGGACAACATCATATCGGCTATCAAAAATCAGATGCCAAATGCTGGCTATCGAATGGTTCAAGGACATTTGGTTTCTATGGGTCTCCGTGTTCAGTGGTGGAGAATGATGGCCTCCATGCATCGAGTTGATGCTGTAGGGATCTTCACACGGATCACAGAACTAGGCTGTGTTGTGCGAAGAAGCTACTCGGTGCGAGGCCCTCTCTCCCTGGTCCACATAGACACAAATCACAAGCTAATAAG GTACAATGTTGTGATCTTTGGTGGAGTGGATGGCTACTCAAGGAAG gTCCTGTACTTGGATGCAGCAACTAACAACAGGGCAAAAACTACATTCTCATTTTTCCTGAGATCAGCCCAGCTTCACGGCTTGCCGTCAAG GGTTAGGGCAGATCAAGGAGTAGAAAACCTGGACattgcacatttcatgtttgCCACAAGAGGAACAGGGAGAGCGAGTTTCATATCTGGAAAGAGTGTCCACAATCAGAG AGTAGAACGACTTTGGCGTGATGTCTGGATTGCAGTCACTAGCAAGTACCATGATATTCTTCACTCACTTGAGGAGGATGGCCTGCTTGACATTTCAGATGTCATTCATCTCTTTGGTGTCCACTACATCTTTGTCCCTCGACTCCGAGCAGATCTTGTCACCTTTGTTGGAGGATGGAATAATCATCCCCTCAGGACAGAAGGTGGTCTCACTCCTGAACAGCTCTGGTGTATGGGACATCTACAAGAGCTGGACGAGGGCGAGAGACTTGAG GAGCTTCAGGATCCAGGTATTGACTGGGAGAGTGCTGTACTGCAAGAACAATCTAACGGCACAGTTGTGGTTCCTGAAATTGAATGCCCACTGGATGAGGAAACCCTGGAGGGACTTCAGAGAACAATTAATCCCTTGGAACATTCTGAGTCTTACGGTCGTGACCTGTACATACAATTCTTGCTACAGGTGTCAAACCAACAGTGA
- the LOC120433931 gene encoding uncharacterized protein LOC120433931, whose product MGRQTVSLPEDGDHAEISRLLEETFPKMEYLCGGWLLHKATGGSGRRKLTVIPPETEGYSVKTLKAVSGGGKSTFYIVPLQETLDTSPLPPDSQHFSKMPKKICSQCNEVMPLQMLAVHINTCKGKFSPDETDDEESELCIVKSKCKVICPICTKDFPEDEITVHASLCGDSFQCMVPEENDQTTGTPAQTSVCTTDSVEDVLRCLEQQVDTTTEFKLCVDREDLPDRGILQWQRKKSASPTSVLRVVFIGEAGVDTGALRKEFLSDMISGIESRFFEGPENKGKNPKYSLTDLDNENFRTVGEIIAVSLAQGGPSPAFFKEWCYNFLCSESKVEDAADIQSLMMWADEIVSCGYTNQIKMDSKESMIRAIVLHSTTRLIPMLQQLRKGMELYGLVNLMAVNPEACHSLFVPGKILKPDADFIMMSCQPHFSEKGTSRERTERKIINFLQDFLQEIEASEKTSETFSNVTDGNTGGAGGENQSLLLSSSMCSSG is encoded by the exons ATGGGGAGACAAACAGTGTCTCTTCCAGAAGATGGTGACCATGCAGAG ATTTCTAGACTTCTGGAAGAAACCTTTCCAAAAATGGAATATCTTTGTGGAGGATGGCTCTTGCATAAGGCAACAG GTGGGAGTGGTCGACGAAAGCTCACTGTAATTCCACCTGAAACAGAAGGATATTCTGTCAAAACACTGAAAGCTGTGTCAGGAGGTGGCAAATCCACTTTTTACATTGTACCTCTTCAGGAAACATTAGACACATCTCCTCTACCTCCCGACTCACAGCACTTTTCAAAGATGCCAAAGAAGATATGTTCCCAGTGTAATGAAGTTATGCCTCTGCAGATGCTTGCAGTACACATCAATACGTGCAAAGGAAAATTCTCTCCTGATGAGACTGATGATGAG GAATCTGAGTTATGCATTGTGAAAAGCAAATGCAAG GTTATTTGTCCAATATGCACTAAAGACTTTCCTGAAGATGAAATCACAGTCCACGCGAGTCTGTGTGGGGATAG CTTTCAATGCATGGTGCCTGAAGAAAATGACCAAACTACAGGGACACCAGCTCAAACTTCAGTATGCACAACAGACAG CGTGGAAGATGTATTGCGTTGCCTTGAACAACAAGTCGACACCACAACAGAATTTAAGTTGTGTGTGGACAGAGAAGACCTTCCAGACAGAGGCATTCTCcagtggcagagaaaaaaatctgcatctcCCACCAGTGTTCTTAGGGTGGTTTTCATTGGAGAGGCAGGCGTGGATACAGGAGCACTTAGGAAAGAGTTTTTGAGTG ACATGATTTCAGGTATTGAAAGCAGATTCTTTGAAGGACCTGAGAACAAGGGCAAAAACCCCAAGTATTCTCTGACCGATCTTGATAATGAAAACTTCAG AACTGTTGGTGAAATAATTGCAGTCAGCCTCGCTCAAGGAGGCCCATCTCCTGCCTTTTTCAAAGAATGGTGCTACAATTTCCTCTGCTCAGAGAG CAAA GTTGAAGATGCAGCAGACATACAGTCTCTGATGATGTGGGCTGATGAAATTGTCAGCTGTGGATACACAAACCAGATAAAGATGGATAGTAAGGAAAGCATGATACG tgccaTTGTCTTACACTCTACAACAAGACTGATTCCAATGCTACAGCAGCTCAGAAAGGGCATGGAACTGTATGGTCTTGTGAACCTGATGGCTGTAAATCCTGAAGCTTGCCACAGTTTGTTTGTTCCTGGGAAAATCCTCAAA CCAGACGCTGATTTCATTATGATGAGCTGCCAACCACATTTCAGTGAAAAGGGGACATCTAGGGAGAGAACTGAGAGGAAGATCATAAATTTTTTGCAAGATTTCTTGCAGGAGATTGAAGCATCAG aaaagacttcagaaacattttcaaatgtcaCAGATGGAAACACAGGTGGTGCAGGTGGTGAAAATCAGAGTCTCTTGCTGTCCAGCAGcatgtgctccagtggatga